The genomic stretch TGGCTCAGGCCCCACACGCCGATACCCGTGGCCATGATGATGATGCCGATGTTCTCCACGCTGTGGTACGCCAGCAGACGCTTGAGGTCGTGCTGGCCCGCCGCCAGCAAAAGGCCGATCAGAGCGGACGCAAGCCCCACGCCGATGAGCAGGACGCCCCACCACGCGGGCGGCGGCCCCAGGAACGTGAGCGCGCGCAGGATGCCATACACGCCCGTCTTGATCATCACGCCGGACATCACGGCGGAGACGTGGCTCGGCGCGGCGGGATGCGCCTCCGGCAACCACACGTGGAACGGCACGAGGCCCGCCTTGGCGCCAAAGCCGACGAGCGCCAGCAGGAACAGCAGCGAGGCCGTCGCCGGGGCAAGACTGGAGAGCGCCGCGAAGCGGTCGAAGTCGAGCGAGCCTGCTTCGCGGCCCAGCAGCGCGAAGAACGCCAGCAGGAACGCCGTCCCGATATGCGTCGCGATGAGGTAGGTCCAGCCTGCGCTGCGGACCTCCGGCTTCTCGTGCTCGAACACGACGAGGAAAAACGAGGAGACAGCCATGACCTCCCATGCCATCAGGAAGAGGATGCCGTTGCGCGCCATCACCACCACGGCCATGCTCGCCACGAGCAGGCTGAAGAAGAACCACGGCGTGCCCAGCGAGCGGCGCCTGCCGTACGGCGCGAGGTAGGTGGCCCCGTAGGCTGCCGCAACCGCGGACAACCCGAAGATGGCGAGGAGGAAGACGGCGCTGAGAGGATCAACCGCGAGGTACAGTTCGCCGTAGGGTACGTGCCAGGGGACGCGCATGCTCACGGTCACGCGCGAGGCGAGCGTGAGCGCCGCGCCCGCGATGCCGAACGCGCCGCCGATGACGGCGCCCGCTACGCCTGCGACTGTCGCCGCGCGCGCGGAGCGCCCCAGCAGCAACGCGAGCATGCCGCCAAGCAACACGAACGCCAGCGCGATGACGAGCATAGCGGTGCTACACCAACTCAGCCCGTCGGCGGTGTGGCATCAGACAGCAGCGGGACGAGCGCCGGGGAAAATAAGGAAACCCCTGGGGCCGCCCGCCTGGGCCTGCCGCAGAGGTCGCTGACGAAGGTTCCGTTGTATTGTCGGGTCCAGTCATTCAAGTCGCCGCGCGGTGACGCCCGTGCGGTAGTACCTCCGTCGCCTCGCCATGCTGCCTTTGCCAGCAGCGCGCGGCGCATCGCAAATGGAGAGCAACCTAATCATCTAAGCACAACTTCAGCGAGCGGGCAACTTCCTTACGCGCATATCTGGCATGCCCTCTGGACAGCCACGCTGCTCAGATTGCGGCTCATCGCACCGCCGAAGCAGCCGGTGCTATCCGCCAACGGGTTCCGGCTGCCCGAGGGTATATTCCAGGCCGTCACGCGCCCGGTTTGTTCGTGGAGTAGAGAAGGCGATGTGAAGCTGAGGGCGCCCCCCGTCCTTTTCTTATTTCCCCTCTCCTTGAGAAGAGGGGTCAGGCCTGTCCTGAGCCAAGTCGAAGGGGGTGAGGTGTCCTACCGCAACTGGACGCTCGTTCGCGGGCTGTGGTATCTTAAACATTCGGCACACGTGGAAAACGCCGACGGCAGGCGTGTACGGCGCGGACGGGCAAATCACTCCACTTGGCGGCCAGTCGTAGCCATGAGCGGAGCACCGAGCGGGAGGACCACAACGAACGCAACGATTTCTATAGCAGACCTGGAACAGAAGGCCAGACAGATCCGCCGCCACATCGTGACCATGACCTACAAGGCCAACAGCGGCCACCCGGGCGGCTCGCTCTCCGCGACAGACATCGTCATGGCCCTCTACTTCCACGTGTTGCGTCACAACCCTAAAGACCCCAAATGGCCTGATCGCGACCGCTTCGTGCTCAGCAAGGCCCACGCCTGCCCCGTGCTCTATGCAGCCCTGGCGGAGTCCGGCTACTTCCCTGTGGAGGAGCTTGCCACGTTCCGTCAGATAAACAGTCGGCTGCAGGGCCACGCGCACATCAAGACGCCCGGCGTCGAGATGTCCGGCGGCTCCCTCGGCCAGGGCCTCAGCTTCGGCATCGGCGCGGCGCTCGCGGCGCGGCTGGATGGCCGCACGTCGCGGGTGTATGTGCTGCTGGGCGACGGCGAGTGCGACGAGGGCCAGGTCTGGGAGGCCGCGATGGCCGCGCCCCACTTCAAGCTCGATAACCTGTGCGCCATTGTTGACCGGAACCGCATCCAGAACGACCGCTTCACCAGCGAGGTGATGGAGCTGGAGCCTATCGCCGACAAGTGGCGCGCCTTCCGCTGGAACGTCATCGAGGCGAACGGTCACTCCATAGCGGACATGCTGGCCGCGTTCGACCAGGCGAAGCAGGTCAAGGGCCGCCCGACGGTCATCATCGCCCAGACCACCAAGGGCAAGGGCGTGAGCTTCATGGAGAACAACCCGGACTTCCATGGCAAGGCGCCGAACAAGGACGAGTACGAAAAGGCGATGAAGGAGCTGGCGTAGCCATGGCGAGGACGACGGCTTCCACCCGTGATACCTACGGCAAGACCCTCCTGGAGCTGGGCCGGGAGGACCCGAACATCGTCGTGCTGGGCGGTGACCTGAACAAGTCGGTGATGACGACGTACTTCGCCAAGGAGTTTCCCCAGCGCTTCTTCGACTGCGGCGCCGCCGAGCAGAACATCATCAGCATCGCCGCGGGGCTCGCCTCGTCCGGCAAGACGCCGTTCGCGAGCACCTTCGCCGTGTTCGGCACGGGGCGGCCCTTCGACCAGATTCGCATCAGCGTCTCGCAGCCACACCTGAACGTGAAGATCGTCTGCACCCACGCGGGCATCAGCGTGGGCGAGGACGGCGTGTCCGCGCAGGGCATCGAGGACCTGGCGCTCATGTGCGCCCTGCCGGGCTTCAATGTTGTCGCGCCCGCGGACGCCGTGGAGACGGCCCAGGCCGTGCGCGTCGCCGCGAAAACGCAAGGCCCTTTCTATATCCGCCTGTACCGTCCCGCGACGCCCGTCGTCTGCGGGCCGGACTACAAGTTTGAGCTGGGCAAGGCGGCTCTGATGCGGGACGGCCTGGACGCCACGATTATCGCGTACGGCATCATGGTGGCGGCCGCGCTGGACGCGGCGGAGGACCTGACGAAACAGGGGCTTCGCTGCCGCGTGCTCAACATGTCCACGCTGCAACCTTTCGACGCGGACGCGGTCGTGCGGGCGGCCCGGGAGACGGGCGCCATCGTGACGGCGGAAGAGCACTACCGCCGCGGCGGGCTGGCGAGCCTGGTGGCCCAGACGCTGGCGGAGCAATCGCCCGCGCCTCAGGGCGTGGTGGCCCTGAACGGCTACGCCGAGTCCGGCAAGGCGGACGAGCTGATGACCAAGTACGGACTGACGGCCCGCGCCATCGAGCGCGCGGTGCTGGAGACGGTGGGACGCAAGCAGCAGGGGCTGTCCTGCTCGGCGTAGGCCAGCGCATGTCCGTGAAGGACGGAAGCCCCTCAGGAGGACGCCGTGGTCACTCGAACGCGAAAAGCCCCCATACCGGTGAGGAAGACGTTGCACCGCCTGGTGGACGAACTGAAGGATAGCGAACTGGACGCCGCGCGGCGATATCTGGAGTACCTTCGGAATGTCGGCGGCGATCCGGTACTGCAAGCGCTGATGGAAGCGCCCCTCGATGACGAGCCGGAGACGAAGGAAGAGGCCGCCGCGGTGCGAGAGGCCAGGGAGCAGTACGCCCGAGGAGAAGCCGTCCCAGATGAAGAAGTGTGGAAAAGGCTAGGGCATGGTCTGGCGCATCGAGTGGACACCCGCCGCGGTTCGTGACCTGGAGGGCCTTGATTATCGAACGCGGGAACGAATACGCGAAG from Dehalococcoidia bacterium encodes the following:
- a CDS encoding transketolase produces the protein MSGAPSGRTTTNATISIADLEQKARQIRRHIVTMTYKANSGHPGGSLSATDIVMALYFHVLRHNPKDPKWPDRDRFVLSKAHACPVLYAALAESGYFPVEELATFRQINSRLQGHAHIKTPGVEMSGGSLGQGLSFGIGAALAARLDGRTSRVYVLLGDGECDEGQVWEAAMAAPHFKLDNLCAIVDRNRIQNDRFTSEVMELEPIADKWRAFRWNVIEANGHSIADMLAAFDQAKQVKGRPTVIIAQTTKGKGVSFMENNPDFHGKAPNKDEYEKAMKELA
- a CDS encoding transketolase C-terminal domain-containing protein, which encodes MARTTASTRDTYGKTLLELGREDPNIVVLGGDLNKSVMTTYFAKEFPQRFFDCGAAEQNIISIAAGLASSGKTPFASTFAVFGTGRPFDQIRISVSQPHLNVKIVCTHAGISVGEDGVSAQGIEDLALMCALPGFNVVAPADAVETAQAVRVAAKTQGPFYIRLYRPATPVVCGPDYKFELGKAALMRDGLDATIIAYGIMVAAALDAAEDLTKQGLRCRVLNMSTLQPFDADAVVRAARETGAIVTAEEHYRRGGLASLVAQTLAEQSPAPQGVVALNGYAESGKADELMTKYGLTARAIERAVLETVGRKQQGLSCSA